From Pseudoramibacter sp.:
GGTTTACGAGCTCATCAACCTTCACAAAGGGCGCTTTGCCGATAATCTGGACGAACCCGTTTACATCACCAAGATCTTAGACCGGGATCCTAACAAAAAAGTGGACCCGTCTGATCATCACTGCGAAATTGTGACAGACCCGGATCTCATTATGAACGATCCGGAAATCAAAATTGTCGTTTCCCTTTTAGGCGGAATGGATTTTGAATATAAAATGATCAAAACGGCTCTGGAACACGATAAAAACGTGGTCACCGCCAGCAAAGCCGTATTGTCTGAATACTTTGCAGAACTCAATGCCATTGCGGATGAACACCATGTTTTCTTAAGATATGAAGCGGCTGTCGGCGGCGGCATCCCCATCATCGGATCTTTAAACGAAGAACTGAAAATCAACCATATCGATGAAATCAAAGGGATTTTGAACGGGACCACGAACTTCATTTTGTCGAAGATGACGGAAAACAATGCGGATTTTGATGAAACCCTCAAGCTTGCGCAGAAGATCGGCTTTGCTGAAGCTGATCCCACAGCGGATATCGAAGGCTACGACGTTTCGAGAAAGCTGGCCATTCTTTCAACTCTGGCCTACGGCGGCATCATCCGCGATGAAGACATTAAAAAGCGCGGTCTGTCTGACGTGGAAGCCGTGGATGTGGAAATGGTGAAATCCATCGGCTATGTCATTAAATACCTCGGTCATTCCAAGCTTTTGAACAAAAACCAGGTGTACACGACCGTCGAACCGGTGTTGTTCCCCAATGAATCCATGATGGGGCATGTCGATTCGGAATTCAACATTATTTCGATTAAAGGCGACGTCATCGGCGAGCTGCAGTTCTACGGCAAAGGCGCCGGCAAAGACGCAACGGCCAACGCTGTGGTGGGCGATGTCCTTTACATCATCAACAGTTTGAAAGAAGAACGGCGCCCCCACTACAAGAAACTGACCAATGAACTGCACAAGATGGGCAATTCCGGTTTTTCAGGCCGTTATTATCTGCGGGTTCACGTCACCAATAACGACGAACTGGCCTATGTCATGTCAGTCATGGATGCAGATAAGGGCAGAGGACAAATCGTGGTCAGCGGCGACGATGTTTTCTTCACGACTTCGGAAATTCAGGCGGATGTTTTTGATTCGCTGGTTGACAGATTGAAAGAACGGACGCCAAAATTGTTCTACGCCCGTATTTACGAATAAGCAGGTGACGGATGAAAGATTTAATTGTTCAGAAGTACGGCGGCACTTCAGTCGGCAGCGTCGACCGCATTAAACATGTTGCGAAGCGGATTGTCGACCGGGCAGACGAAGGCAAAAAGATGGTGGTGGTCGTTTCAGCCATGGGCAAGCAGACCGACCATCTGGTTGAAATGGCTAAGGCGATTAATTCCAATCCCCCAAGCCGTGAACTGGATGTGCTCATGGCGACCGGCGAACAGGAAAGCATCGCGCTTTTGGCGATGGCGATTCAGGCCCTGGGCCACACGGTCATTTCTTTAACCGGCGCCCAATGCGGAATCAAGACTTCGGAAGTGCACCGGAAGGCGCGCATCGAAGGCATTGACACCAGCCGTCTGGAACGGGAAATCGAATCCCATCAGGTGGTCATTGTCGCCGGCTTTCAGGGCATCGACGACCGGGACGAAGTGACGACCCTCGGAAGAGGCGGCTCGGACACGTCGGCGGTCGCCCTCGCTGCAGCTTTAAAAGCTGAAAGCTGTGAAATTT
This genomic window contains:
- a CDS encoding homoserine dehydrogenase; the encoded protein is MNIALLGFGTIGSGVYELINLHKGRFADNLDEPVYITKILDRDPNKKVDPSDHHCEIVTDPDLIMNDPEIKIVVSLLGGMDFEYKMIKTALEHDKNVVTASKAVLSEYFAELNAIADEHHVFLRYEAAVGGGIPIIGSLNEELKINHIDEIKGILNGTTNFILSKMTENNADFDETLKLAQKIGFAEADPTADIEGYDVSRKLAILSTLAYGGIIRDEDIKKRGLSDVEAVDVEMVKSIGYVIKYLGHSKLLNKNQVYTTVEPVLFPNESMMGHVDSEFNIISIKGDVIGELQFYGKGAGKDATANAVVGDVLYIINSLKEERRPHYKKLTNELHKMGNSGFSGRYYLRVHVTNNDELAYVMSVMDADKGRGQIVVSGDDVFFTTSEIQADVFDSLVDRLKERTPKLFYARIYE